The window TCCTGTCAGCTAAGGTACCTGATGACACAACAGTTTTCATCCATGCAGAAGAGGCCCCCTTCTGATAATTTGTCTTATTCTTATACAAATCTGCCTCATGTTGGTACAGCTTTTGGGCCAAGGCCTTATACTTGGACAGAAGTGCCTGATTTTGTTGTTCAGAAGAGAATTCACTGGTGTATTCTAGATCATACCATTTGCTCCCTGGATTGATCAGTAACACTTGCCTAGCACGAAATTCAAAATCTTCTTCCTGACGCTCTTTCTTTACTGAAAGGTGTTGGTCCTGATTGCAAACAGCTTgttttttcttgctgtctttcCCACTGCTTATTTGTTCaactttattctcttttttcccttctaacgAAGGAGCGCTaatttccttcttgcttttctctttctttgggaACCTCTCTTTTTTCTCGCTGCtaccgccaccgccgccgtcgTCATCCTCCGCCACGAGGCAACTTTCCGCGTACTTGCCCAGTCCCAGGGAGGTCACGAACGCCTCCAGCTCCCCGGCCTTCAGGTCGTCGATCGCGCCTCTCTTCCCTCCGTCCACCACCTCCTCCGCCTCGTCCACGGCGCACAGCATAAGGTAGTCTTGCTGCGGGCGACAGCGCGCGGCCGTTACGCGCAGGCCCGGCGCGGCCAACGGCCGCAGCCAACGGCCGCTgccgcacgccccccccccccgagtcccGGGCGCCATGTGCTCCCGCTCCGCCCGTCCCCCGCCTCCCCCTTACCTTGGTGCCGCCGAGGCGCAGCACCTCATCCAGCGTGAAGCCGTCGGCGTCCCcatcttcatcctcctcctcctcctcgtcgccATCGTCCTCGctgtcgccgccgcccgcctcccgcgGGTCGCTCACGCCGAAGTCCCAGagcgccgccatcgccgcccCGCCGGATGCCGCCGCGCGCGTTTCCGGCCCCGCAGGACGGCGAGGGCGCAGGTCCTGCAAGGGACATAGAGAGCGggcgtcgccggagggaagcagGCGGAGAGGGCGCGGAGCTCCTTGAAGCAAACGGATTCGGTGCAGCTCGTTTCTTCGGCCCTGCGCTCCCGCCACAGCTTCGCCTCGGCCCGCCCTCAGGCCGGGGGAGGCGGCGTGGAGCGGCCAGGACCCGCGGCGGAGGCCGGGGCTCTCTGCGGCGCTGCcatggcgccgccgcccgcgcgccgcgcGCTCCTGGCCGCGGCCttggccgccgcgcgccgcccccccccgcggccccacggTAACGGCAacggccgcgccccgggggccccacccctccccgcggcggcggcgcggccctgctcgggcgcgaggggcgaggcggcggcggggagcgagcGGGACGGCGCCCTGCTGCGGCACCTGCTCTTCAAGCTGCGGGCGACCGGTCCGGTCACGGTGGCCGAGTACATGCGGGAGGCGCTCACCAACCCCGGCCAGgtgcgggcgggccggggggggggcagccgcgGCGGCCGTGCGCGGCCGTCGGCGGGGAGCGGCCCGGGCCtgaccccccttccccccctcccccgtccTTTCCGCAGGGCTACTACACCCGCCGCGGCGGCGTCGGCGAGAGCGGGGACTTCGTCACTTCGCCCGAGATCAGCCAGGTCTTCGGGGAGGTAACGCGCGACCGCGGCCGCGGCCTCCCaccggccggcggcggcgtctGCCCTCGTCAGGCTGCGCCGGGCCGCTGCCTTCAACGACGACCGGGAACGGCGCGGGCTGGCAGCTCTTATGCTGGAAAGGAGTTTTActttcagagagaagaaaaggggtggtttggggggggggggaggagattgaagagtttgtttgtttgttttacggTTAGGGACATCGTATATACTGAGTGTTATTCATTTTCGTATAGAACTTGTTtataagtaaatatatatatcttcCCTTATTTTTCTATTCAAACTCTGTAACTTCTCTATTCAAAATCTAAAAAATCAGTGCGGTTAATTCTGGGTTGTGCGTCATTTCCAATAGTGAAGATGGGCTAAGTTCTGTTCTTGGTGACACATTGGTAAATGTATTGCCATCAAGGACAGTTGTTACATATGTAATCGGGTAGTGACCTTAATTTTGGTCTTAGCTAAAATCCTTCTGATGTACCACACAGAAAAAAGTCCAACTCATTTGCCAGATGgtgagctgcttctgctggcttGACAGCAAATAATCACTGATTTTAATACTTAAAGAGAATAGGTACAATTTTATCTATTGTGATAATTTCTTGTCACAGAATCCTGCATTAAAATTTTGAGAGAGACCATTGCATAATATTTTAGTTATTATCAGGCAAAAGGCAAGTGTCACTTCCTGCAAACTGTaaagttttatttcttatttgcATTATTTCTCTCTGTCAGTTAATAGGAATATGGTACATTAGCGAATGGATAGCCACTGGCAAACCTAAGGCATTCCAGCTGGTGGAACTGGGCCCAGGGAGGGGCACCCTTACTGATGATATATTACgggtaggttaaaaaaaaattaatattctttctATTTCTGGCTTTATTCCCCAGAGACACTGAAACCTGAAATAAAGAATGAGATTGTTCTATAGAGTTTAAATCTTCCTTAGTAACCAAATCATTTCACTTAGTAGACTTGCAGCTTAGATTCTAATTAAAATATATGCTTGCTTCTTCTACTTCAATGAAGAGACTGGGTCTCTGAGTTGAGAGTAGAACGTGGGCCAGTGTTTGTGTGctttgcatacacacacatataaagcTCCAAATAAAACTTAATAGAAAGGGAAGGCAGGAATATTCCAttacaaattatttatttataagaaaatattatTCAAACTGGAAAATCGTTTAAGAGGGTGCTGCTATATGTAACTGGGAGGCCTTAGtgcgagcaggaggaggaggagaatagTACAGAAGTGAACTTGTAGTTTTCTTTGGGGATTTCACAGGCTTATTGCTTCTGAATTAACCCTTTCTGCTCCATCACTCTCACATAGGTATATATTAATTAAAACATTACCATTTCTAAAGCAGATTGCTAATGGGATTCAGGACCTCAGAAGAAGTTTTATTGTATTTATATATGTTAATGAAAAAGAATTGTACTAAGCACAGTGAAATATATAATATTGAGTACTTTCATTTACAGTGTTTGGGAAAACTGAACCACTGATCTCCTAATGCCTGCAGAAGGTTTAGTGTTAGAGGAGCTACTTTCTTTAAGACTATTACCATTCTAAGTAAGCATGTGGTGTTGCTGTCCTTACTACTACATAGTGCGTGGTCTAGTTTGCCAATTTGTCTAGAAGAAGCTTAGCAGCTTTTATTAAAACTGAATTAggaatttctgctttcttctggagGAGCATTGAGAGGATTTTGCTAAGTGAAAGCCAACTACATCTCTAATCTTGAATATAAAGGAGACAATTTCCCTATTTTTCATTCTTAACCCTTTAATGTATACAACATGTGACTGTGCCTAATGGAATTCATCTGTGTTTATAGGTCTTCAATCAGCTTGCCTCTTTACTTAGTAAATGTGATGTTTCTATTCATCTGGTAGAAGTGAGTCCCACACTCAGTGAGATCCAAGCACTGATGCTGACAGGAGGGAAGCTGCAGCCAAACCCTGAGGACAAATCTGCTTACATGAAAGGCATTAGTAAGACTGGAATTCCAATTTTCTGGTACAGAGACATTCAAGATGTACCACAAGGTAGGGAACTTGAAGTTGTTATTACAGTGATGACTTCTCTCTTCCATTTGCAGTTTTTAACAACGGAAGACATCTTTGCTAGCCCTCATAATAGCTAGAAAAGTAATCAACATACATATTAGTTCCTACTTCTTGTGTGAGCCTGAGGCAGAATCTTGACTCATTCTTATAATGGCTACCAGTTCTGACTGTCTTCATTTTGGAATAGTAACCCAATTTCATATACTTCAACTGCTCTTTGCATGCGTAACCATTTATAGGCTTTGTTGCCTTAACATTAGTACAGGAATTCAGAAATCCTAAAAACAATGCATTGGCTGTGGAAATGTTGTCTTTGATGTTTTCAAGCGGGAAATAATGATAACTATTTCATAGTGACATTAACTAGCTTAATtaattaaaattcattaaaaaacacttttttcttttaactggaaGCTGCTATGAAAGCACtatgttgaaaaaaaaatttaatttattctttttttccctttccacagGTTACAGCTTTTATTTAGCGCATGAGTTTTTTGATGCCCTGCCCATACATAAGTTTCAGGTATAGCAAGAAGATAACTGTAAATGTGATCATCTAGTTAAAGGCCTTGCCTCTTTAAGGAAGAGAATTATGCTGCCAAATCAGACATGTCCATTGACTATGGCGGTAGAATATTTCTAACTGAACCTGGGCAAAACAAGGCTTAATTCAGCTGATAATTGTAAAATTAGTAAGTGTTCATGAATGGAAAAGCTTGtagtaaaagattttattttgcttagaTAGGTTTCctaagtttgttttttattattatttatgctaCATTAATAAGAATTTAATTTTGTTACTAGTGATACATAAAATAACATTGAAGACAATCTGAGCTCTGAAGGTCTTTCATTTAAACGGTATAGCAAAACAATGGCAATAGCAAAACAAAAGCTAGTTTGGTTGTAGAAGAAACACTTTCAACTTCAATTTGATAATTAGTTTATCAAAATCATTGGTAGATCCAGGAATAACTTCTTTGGTAGGTTAAACATTGCACTAGGCTGAGGTACTGTCAGTAGAAGAGGCAGCATTTTCTCTGTAgtatcatttatttcttttaagtatAATTAAATCTATTTGTTGACTCTACAGGTCAGGCTTTAGCCCAAGCTTTTATCAAGGGAGTTACTGGAATTAAATAGGAATGGATAATTGTTGTTAATAGCATATTATGTTCTTAACATTTCTGTGGAAAATGTGCTGGTCTGTTTGACACATTAGCTGAATCAAATAAACAAGATATTGTGTCCTCATTAGAACAGAAAATCAGTACTCTGGGTTCATtaaacagagaacagaaaaaggcTGGCGTGaagtgttggttgatatagatcCAGAAGTTCCTGACCAGCTGCGGTTTGTCCTGGCACCATCCAGCACCCCTGCGACAGAAAACTTTATTCAGGTAAAGTCATAACTACCAAAGTTAATACTTAGATCATTACTGACTTTTTCAGGTACATTTATTGCCTCTCAGTTACTTCGGCAGGAAGGGGAGGGCTTTCAGAAGTTATTAGTGAGCAAATACAGCTTATGGTTTTTGTTGTGCAGCAACTTCCATTAGCATTTAATCTTGTGAACATAGCACAAAAATAAGTGGGTACCTCAAAATTTGCAAAATAAGGGCTTAAACAGACAAAACACTTTAGACAGTAAACTGAGGCAGCAAGTGACAATGACTTATAAAAAGTGATAGGGACAGTTCTGCTTCTCATCATCATGAGATCACCATCTTGACAGTGGTCCTCAACCTCCCATGAATGTATTCTGCTAAGTTAGGCTAGGTATGCTATATTGATCTTTAATGGCAAGTGtttaatatggatttttttccagAGTTCACTGGATTTTTAAAGTTACAAAATGAAACAGTTGGGATTAAAACCAACTTTAAAGAGTTTCACACAGAAAGGCCTTTTGGGCAGGGGGAACAGAAACTTTTGAAGCATTTTTGAAGCACTATTTTCATTCTTGGTTTTAGTACTGTAGTAAGGCAGTTCCTGGCTGAGGCTTGTATTCTCCTTACAAAAAAATTCTCTTCATTTCAGTCAACTCTAGCTTGTACAAGAGATGAAGGGAATCGGGACTTGATTAGAAAACATTAGCTGAAAATGACCATTAGCAGAAACTATCTCCATCTGTAGGTAGTGTAGAACACACTTGTGGGCCTCTGTACCCAAATAAAGTGACAGTATGCCCAAGAAATAAAGTAAGTATAAAGAACTCCTGCCCCAAACTTGTTTGCTCATACTGgtattttgatttttgaattCTGCACTAGCCTGAAGAAACAAGAGATCATGTGGAAGTATGTCCTGAGGCTGGTGTCCTCATTCAGAGACTTGCCAGTCGTCTAGAAAAAGGTGGTGGGGCTGCTCTGATTGCTGATTATGGTCATGATGGAACCAAAACTGACACTTTCAGGGTAAGGTGTACACCTAAAGCACTGTTATCCTCCAATTCTTACTTTCatcattaataataaaaaaaaggtccTGCAAGAGAAAGGTCTTAAGTGAACATAATAGTAAAAAAGTGTATTATGCTGCAACCATAAGACTCTGAATAATTGGGTTCTCATTTAATCTTTCTATCTGACAAACACCTATGGTACTGCTTAATCTGAGCCCTTTCTACATTTATCTCAGACTTTTAAAGTGTAATTTGCTATTACGCCTGACTTTACCCCTCCCCTGCCTGCAATTTAGTCTTTGCTAGACCCAGCTATGGTAGCCAGGAGTACAGCAGAGTGCCATCTTCCAATTTAATTTTTCAGGGTTTCCAGAATCACAAACTTCATGATGTGCTGAAAGCTCCAGGTACAGCAGACCTGACAGCAGATGTTGATTTCAGCTACCTTCGGAAGATGACGCAGGGAAGAACAGCCACATTAGGCCCCATAAAACAACgggaatttttaaaaaacatgggcATTGACCTCCGGCTGCAGGTAATGATAGTGTTTACAGGTACAAAAAACACTTCTAATCCATGAGTGATACTTGGGAGCAGCAAGACagcttcatttaaaaatctgACTTTATACAAACTTGTTCAAAACACCACATTGGTCTGAGATAGCAAAGTGTTTGCTTCTCTTAGACATTAGTTACTCTGGATCTCTTAAAGTAAACTGATTGTATTATATTCAAGAGTATTCCATGCAAAAGTTTGCAACATGCATTGATGTATGAGGTCCAGCAGGGACCTCACCAGGTCTACTGCACATCATTTTCCTGTTAAACTGGTGTAAATAAAAAGATGCAATAAGAGATTGCAGGTGTGAGGGAATTTGTAAAAGCAGGGAAGGCTACAACATgcattctctgttttctttttaggtGCTCCTGCAGAATTCACAGGACACAGCAACACAGGAGCAGTTACTTCACAGCTATGATATGCTAATGAATCCCAAGAAAATGGgagattgttttaatttttttgcccTGCTGCCTCATCACAGACTTACACATCCTGACAAGAAAGATAATCCCCAGTCAAGAGCTCCCCTAGTCCCTGTTGCTGGATTTGGTGAACTTTTACTGAAGTAAGTTCAAATACTATACCAAAATGCCTAGTAGTGGAAGCTTTCAGTAGCAACTTATTAAAATAATCAAAGGAAACTGAATCGAATCCTGTGCATTTCATGGTTTCACATACTATGTTTTGCAATAATGTACACAGCAAATAACTAGATATGCAGTAAGGAGTTACACAACTTATGAGCTGTCTTTGAACTGAAAGTACATGAAATGTCACACTTTTTCTCCAGGCGGTTTTCTCAAGACAGTCCACACTTTAGAGTCTAGGCACGCTTTTGTGGGGAGAGCTAAATCAGTAAAGCTGGTGCAACACACAATCTATTTATGGACCTACTCAAACCTGTGTGTAGAAACCAAGAACTGCACCTACAGAAACAAGTGGATGCAGAACAGAGAGTGAACAACGAGTTTCAGAGGTCTTGCTATAGACCTGAGAAAAGGATTCACCAGTGGAATCAAGTTAAAGCAGTTCTTCCCCTGTCAATGGCAAACACATGCTATGATGCTTTAAATATACTCAAGCTGTGATCCTTGTACAAAACACAATATTCATTGATACCCTTGAAGATATCTTTTATGA is drawn from Apteryx mantelli isolate bAptMan1 chromosome 3, bAptMan1.hap1, whole genome shotgun sequence and contains these coding sequences:
- the NDUFAF7 gene encoding protein arginine methyltransferase NDUFAF7, mitochondrial, which codes for MAPPPARRALLAAALAAARRPPPRPHGNGNGRAPGAPPLPAAAARPCSGARGEAAAGSERDGALLRHLLFKLRATGPVTVAEYMREALTNPGQGYYTRRGGVGESGDFVTSPEISQVFGELIGIWYISEWIATGKPKAFQLVELGPGRGTLTDDILRVFNQLASLLSKCDVSIHLVEVSPTLSEIQALMLTGGKLQPNPEDKSAYMKGISKTGIPIFWYRDIQDVPQGYSFYLAHEFFDALPIHKFQRTEKGWREVLVDIDPEVPDQLRFVLAPSSTPATENFIQPEETRDHVEVCPEAGVLIQRLASRLEKGGGAALIADYGHDGTKTDTFRGFQNHKLHDVLKAPGTADLTADVDFSYLRKMTQGRTATLGPIKQREFLKNMGIDLRLQVLLQNSQDTATQEQLLHSYDMLMNPKKMGDCFNFFALLPHHRLTHPDKKDNPQSRAPLVPVAGFGELLLK